Proteins encoded in a region of the Mycolicibacterium neoaurum genome:
- the glnX gene encoding protein kinase G-activating protein GlnX, with translation MTVELAHPSTEPLASRSPTSPVHPRWWFLWTTPGRILTIGIVLSALVMACAFATSTTITDRQEALTTVLDHSEPLAFAAGQLYTTLSVADAAAATAFIAGAEPQDVRERYEQAITDASVAVTRASAGLTTEPMIELLGRVNAELAVYTGLVETARTNNRAGNPVGSSYLSEASALMQSEILPQAQRLYEATSARVDTETTASTRIPAPVILVVLATILFGLFANRWLSKRTRRRINMGFVAGGLAVLIMVVWVGTALVISTADSRSAKNTAAQSLKTVTTMAITAQQARADETLALVRRGDEDVRKQSYYQRIETIQEQLKAYLAADNDIDKADLADADDLLRKWRASNDRINAYISVGNYQAATQVALGTGEDDSSPAFSTLDEALSRSIEQSRSQLRTDIVNARRVLSGTTVGAAALSIIAAFAVTLGLWPRLSEYR, from the coding sequence GTGACCGTGGAGTTGGCGCACCCGTCGACCGAGCCGCTGGCATCCCGTTCGCCGACGAGCCCCGTACACCCCCGCTGGTGGTTCCTGTGGACCACGCCGGGGCGCATCCTGACCATCGGCATCGTGCTGTCGGCGTTGGTGATGGCGTGTGCGTTCGCCACCTCGACGACGATCACCGACCGTCAGGAAGCACTGACCACGGTGCTCGACCACAGCGAGCCGCTGGCCTTCGCCGCCGGACAGCTCTACACCACGCTCTCGGTCGCCGACGCCGCCGCGGCCACCGCATTCATCGCCGGCGCGGAGCCCCAGGATGTACGCGAGCGCTACGAACAGGCGATCACCGATGCCTCCGTCGCGGTGACCCGCGCGTCGGCGGGTCTGACCACTGAACCGATGATCGAACTGCTCGGCAGGGTCAACGCCGAATTGGCCGTCTACACCGGTCTGGTCGAGACCGCTCGGACCAACAACCGGGCGGGCAATCCGGTCGGCTCGTCCTACCTGTCCGAGGCCTCGGCGCTGATGCAGTCCGAGATCCTGCCGCAGGCCCAGCGACTCTACGAGGCGACCTCGGCCCGGGTGGACACCGAGACGACCGCGTCCACCCGCATCCCGGCCCCGGTGATCCTGGTGGTGCTCGCCACCATTCTGTTCGGGTTGTTCGCCAACCGTTGGCTCAGCAAGCGGACCCGGCGCCGGATCAACATGGGCTTCGTGGCCGGCGGGCTGGCGGTACTGATTATGGTGGTCTGGGTGGGGACCGCTCTTGTCATCTCGACGGCGGACAGCCGCAGCGCCAAAAATACTGCGGCGCAGTCGCTGAAGACGGTCACCACGATGGCGATCACCGCCCAGCAGGCCCGTGCCGACGAAACCCTGGCGCTGGTCCGCCGCGGTGACGAGGACGTCCGCAAGCAGTCGTACTACCAGCGCATCGAAACCATCCAGGAACAGCTGAAGGCATACCTGGCCGCGGACAACGACATCGACAAGGCCGACCTGGCCGATGCCGATGACCTACTGCGCAAGTGGCGGGCCTCCAACGACCGGATCAACGCCTACATCTCGGTGGGCAACTACCAGGCCGCCACCCAGGTGGCGCTGGGCACCGGTGAGGATGATTCCAGCCCGGCTTTCAGCACCCTCGACGAAGCGCTCTCGCGCTCCATCGAGCAGAGCCGCAGCCAGCTGCGCACCGATATCGTCAACGCCCGCCGGGTGCTCTCGGGCACCACCGTCGGCGCCGCCGCCCTCTCGATCATCGCCGCGTTCGCGGTGACCCTGGGGTTGTGGCCGAGGTTGAGTGAGTACCGGTGA
- a CDS encoding NUDIX domain-containing protein, producing MRGDGDGWVLSDGGAHFWGRHGAAGLLLRAPDTGGGFAVLLQHRAPWSHQGGTWGLPGGARDSHETVEEAAVREAAEEAGLQAGQLTVRATVVTHEVPGWSYTTVIADAAEQLPTIANRESAELRWVSENQVAALPLHPGFAASWARLREVTAELPLTP from the coding sequence GTGCGCGGTGATGGTGACGGTTGGGTGTTATCGGACGGCGGTGCGCACTTCTGGGGCCGCCACGGCGCCGCGGGACTGCTGCTGCGCGCACCGGACACCGGCGGCGGATTCGCCGTCCTGCTCCAGCATCGCGCACCGTGGAGCCACCAGGGTGGGACCTGGGGATTGCCCGGCGGCGCGCGCGACAGCCACGAGACGGTCGAGGAAGCCGCGGTGCGCGAAGCGGCCGAGGAGGCCGGTCTACAGGCGGGGCAGTTGACCGTTCGGGCCACCGTGGTCACCCACGAGGTTCCCGGCTGGAGTTACACCACCGTGATCGCCGACGCGGCCGAGCAGCTCCCGACGATCGCCAATCGGGAGAGCGCCGAGCTGCGCTGGGTTTCCGAGAACCAGGTCGCCGCGCTCCCGCTGCATCCCGGCTTCGCGGCCAGCTGGGCGCGGTTGCGGGAGGTCACCGCCGAGTTGCCGCTCACGCCCTGA
- the thiE gene encoding thiamine phosphate synthase yields the protein MSRLDSASLYLCTDARTERGDLAEFADAALAGGVDIIQLRDKGLEARQELDALAVLADAARRHGALLAVNDRADIARAAGSDVLHLGQDDLPLPVAREIAPGALIGRSTHDAEQVARALDEDVDYFCVGPCWPTPTKPGRPAPGLDLVRHTAALAGDIGLAKPWFAIGGIDAERLPQVIDAGATRIVVVRAITEAEDPRAAARLLKTMLNAALRA from the coding sequence GTGTCCCGACTCGATTCCGCCTCGCTGTACCTGTGCACCGACGCCCGCACCGAACGCGGTGATCTCGCCGAGTTCGCCGACGCGGCGCTGGCCGGCGGGGTGGACATCATCCAGCTGCGGGACAAGGGGCTGGAGGCCCGCCAGGAGCTCGATGCCCTGGCGGTGCTCGCCGACGCGGCCCGCCGCCACGGCGCGCTGCTGGCGGTCAACGATCGCGCCGATATCGCCCGCGCGGCGGGCAGCGATGTGCTGCACCTCGGCCAGGACGATCTGCCGCTGCCGGTGGCCCGCGAGATCGCGCCGGGCGCGCTGATCGGCCGGTCCACTCACGACGCCGAGCAGGTGGCCCGGGCTCTGGACGAGGACGTCGACTACTTCTGCGTGGGCCCGTGCTGGCCGACGCCGACCAAACCCGGCCGTCCCGCGCCCGGTCTGGACCTGGTGCGCCACACTGCCGCGCTGGCCGGTGATATCGGGCTGGCAAAACCGTGGTTCGCCATCGGCGGGATCGATGCCGAGCGGCTACCCCAGGTCATCGACGCCGGTGCGACACGCATCGTGGTGGTACGGGCGATCACCGAGGCCGAAGATCCACGGGCGGCGGCCCGCCTGCTCAAGACGATGCTCAACGCCGCGCTCAGGGCGTGA
- the thiO gene encoding glycine oxidase ThiO — protein sequence MGSTSRAAGSLGIVGGGVIGLAVARRAAADGWDVRVHRTEQRGASWVAGGMLAPHSEGWPGEEAQLAIGLESLKLWQNGFLAGLPDDIVTARRSLVVAVDRADVADLRTVADWLSAQGHPVTPTTTARDVEPLLAQGIRHGFIADTELAVDNRALVAALETACVDAGVRWAPPVADLAEVDADIRVIANGIDAPTLWPGLAVRPVKGEVLRLRWRKGCMPLPQSVIRARVHGRQVYLVPRGDGVVVGATQYEHGRDTTVVVTGVRDLLDDACAVLPALGEYELAECAAGLRPMTPDGLPLVGRLDERTLVAAGHGRNGFLLAPWTAEQIARELAALGGAQ from the coding sequence ATGGGCAGTACGTCGAGGGCCGCCGGCTCGTTGGGCATCGTGGGCGGCGGCGTCATCGGGCTTGCGGTCGCGCGCCGGGCCGCCGCGGACGGCTGGGACGTGCGCGTGCACCGCACCGAGCAGCGCGGCGCCTCCTGGGTCGCCGGTGGCATGCTCGCTCCGCACAGCGAAGGCTGGCCCGGTGAAGAGGCCCAGCTCGCCATCGGGCTGGAATCGCTCAAACTGTGGCAGAACGGGTTTCTGGCGGGTCTGCCCGACGATATCGTCACCGCGCGGCGATCCTTGGTGGTCGCGGTCGACCGTGCCGACGTCGCCGACCTGCGAACGGTCGCGGACTGGCTGTCCGCCCAGGGACACCCGGTGACTCCGACCACCACCGCACGCGACGTCGAACCCCTGCTGGCGCAGGGTATCCGGCACGGATTCATCGCCGATACCGAACTGGCGGTGGACAATCGGGCACTGGTGGCCGCGCTCGAGACGGCCTGTGTCGATGCCGGCGTTCGCTGGGCGCCCCCGGTTGCCGACCTCGCCGAGGTCGACGCCGACATCCGGGTGATCGCCAACGGTATCGACGCGCCGACACTGTGGCCGGGTCTCGCGGTCCGCCCGGTCAAGGGCGAGGTGTTGCGACTGCGCTGGCGCAAGGGCTGTATGCCGTTGCCGCAGAGTGTTATTCGTGCCAGGGTGCACGGCAGGCAGGTGTATCTGGTGCCGCGGGGCGACGGTGTGGTGGTCGGCGCGACCCAATACGAACACGGTCGGGATACCACGGTGGTGGTGACCGGGGTGCGTGACCTGCTCGACGACGCGTGCGCGGTGCTGCCTGCCCTCGGTGAGTACGAGCTCGCCGAATGCGCGGCAGGTTTGCGTCCCATGACCCCGGACGGTCTGCCCTTGGTGGGTAGGCTCGATGAGCGGACGCTGGTGGCCGCCGGCCACGGGCGCAACGGATTTCTGCTGGCACCGTGGACTGCCGAGCAGATCGCCAGGGAACTCGCGGCACTCGGAGGGGCACAATGA
- the thiS gene encoding sulfur carrier protein ThiS: MILLVNGEDADVPDGTTIEELMARLGFPDKGIAVAVDWEVLPRSSWDTVLADGARVEVVTAVQGG; this comes from the coding sequence ATGATTCTGCTGGTCAACGGCGAAGACGCCGATGTTCCCGACGGCACCACCATCGAAGAGCTGATGGCGCGCCTGGGTTTCCCGGACAAGGGCATCGCCGTGGCGGTCGACTGGGAGGTACTGCCGCGCTCGTCATGGGACACCGTGCTTGCCGACGGCGCCAGGGTCGAGGTCGTGACGGCGGTGCAGGGTGGCTGA